The sequence below is a genomic window from Setaria italica strain Yugu1 chromosome IV, Setaria_italica_v2.0, whole genome shotgun sequence.
gccggggccggggccgggggcgggaGCCGGGGCGCGGCGCACGTAGCCGGTGCCGGGGGGCGGGGGGCCGCGGCGGTTGGTGCGCCTCGCAGGCGTCGACATCGGCGATCCTCCCTTCACTGCTAaaccctagcggcggcggcggtggagttgCTTGCAGTGGGGGGGATCGGAGGGAGTTGGTGGCGGCCGATGCGAGAAGACAAGTCGTGGGTGGGCAACTGCCAGGTGGGGGTGGGCTATATAGGAAGCGACGCCAGAAAGGCGATACGACGCCTGGCATGGTGGGCTGGGCCGAAACGCTTTGCTTGGACAACAACTCACAACACACACATGTTGGGCTGCCGCATTCGTCGTCTTGTGGCAATTTGGGTAACGGAGCAAAGGTCATTacaaggagggagggagcgaaGGAACCGAGGGAAGTTTCAAGGAGGAGAAGTTTCATCGCCATGAAACCAAATCCTCGTGGTATGGGACGTAGAATCCTCGTGGTATGGGACGTGTATATGCATAGTGGGCCGAAACGCTTTGTTTGGACAACAACTCACAACACACACAAGTTGGGCTGCCGCATTCGTCGTCTTGCGGCAATTTTGGTTACGGGGCAAGCTCATTACGAGGAGGAGGGAGTGGAGGAAGTTTCGTCGTATgtgggaggaagaggagttTCATCACTATAAAATTAAATTCGTCGTGTTGTGGCAATTTGGGTAACGGGGCAAGGTCATTacgaggagggagggagtgaAGGAACGGAGGAAGTTTCCTCGTACGTGAGAAGGAGAGAAGTTTTATCATCATGAAACTAAATTCTCGTGCAgactgttcgcttcagcttatcagccgacTTATTAGCCaccgaacaatatttttctcttacaataaatcagccgtttcaacttttcagccggcttataagtccagccgaacggGCTCGTGGTATGGGACGTAGAATCCTCGTGGTATGGGATGTGTATATGCATAGTGTTCCACCACCCCAGACAGCCACGATAATTCCTAAGCCAGAATCCACACTTGTTGTAATGTCATACTACGTCCCAAATTATAGTTGGAAAGTAGCTCGTATGCATGGTTATCATGTATTTATTTTCATCCGTCAGCTAGCGAGGCGAAGAGGACGAGTAGTTGGGTGGAGTCGAGGAGCTGCCCCGCAGAGATAGATGGCCATGGACGCAGTGGACCACCTCGCCGCCGAGAGGGCCGCCGCGCGCTTCGACGTCGAAGAGATGAAGGTCGCATGGGCCGGCTCGCGCCACGCCGTCGACGTCGAGGACCGCATGGCACGCCTCGTCGCATCCGACCCTGTAAGTCACTTCTTGCTGACTAGTTCTTCCCCAATCCCCAATCCCCCAATTTCTGGATCTGATTTCGTATAGTCGCTACCAGCTTAATTCAGCCTTACATGACAATGATACATCACAGCATTAGCTCCACTGCTGACTACCAGCTTTTTTAGTGATTCCTCTTTGCATTGGTCGCCTTACGATGCTGACTCACACCGtattctttttttattcaaCAAACAGTAATAGAAGATTCGCTCACATCTATGCCTGCTCAATATATAGGTCTTCCGCAAGGATAACAGGACCATGCTCTCCAGGAAGGACCTGTTCAAGGACACTTTAAGAAAGGCAGCCCATGCGTGGAAGCGCATTGTCGAGCTACGTCTTACAGGTCCCAGATCATCCCCTGTATTTCAATTAACAACCAAAGATCTATTGACCCATTGCACTCTTAACTCATGTACTGTCTCATTTTGATCTGGATTAACAGAAGAGGAAGCAAATTTGTTGAGGTTATATGTCGACCAGCCTGGTTATGTTGATCTGCATTGGGTATGCCTATCCATTCTTTATTCCATCAGTATGTGTTCCAGTCATACCATGATGAAGCCTTTGTTCAAGTCAGTGCTACCATATGCTCTGCATCTCATCGATCTTCCTATTGTTCTTGGATTTCTGCAAAAAAAATCAGGGCATTCCCTTCAATAAGAAGCAAAACAAGATCCGTGCCATGGAATAACACATATAGTTGCTTTGTTCAACCTTCGTCTATTTTGTTAACTTTTtttaaagaagaaaaaaccaTCTTGCAGGGCATGTTCGTCCCTGCTATACAAGGGCAAGGGactgaggagcagcagcagaagtGGTTACCACTGGCTTACAAGTTCCAAATAATTGGGTGCTATGCTCAGACTGAACTTGGTCACGGCTCAAATGTTCAGGGACTTGAAACAACTGCTACATTTGATCCAAACACTGATGAGTTTGTCATCCACAGTCCAACTCTGACATCCAGCAAAGTAAAGTTCTATGAATCAACTGCCACTTTATTGGTTTATTTAAAACATTttattcctttcctttttcccctATTGCTTTAGCCCTTTGTAAATTGTTAAAGATGTTGTTCCGCAGTTCACTTCATTACGTGTTTCTTCATGTTGGCAGTGGTGGCCTGGTGGCTTAGGGAAAGCTTCCACTCATGCAGTGGTGTACGCTCGGTTGATAACTGAAGGAAAGGACTACGGCATTCATGGTAGtgtgttttttcttttaggTCACCTTTAAAGTGCTCTCTTTCTTAGTGACTTATGCATGCCCGCGTCCCAGGTTTCATTGTGCAACTGAGAAGCTTAGAGGATCACTCCCCGCTTCCTGGTGTTACCCTTGGTGATATTGGTGGAAAATTTGGCAGCGGTGCTTATAACAGTATGGATAATGGTGTCCTGCGATTTGATCATGTGCGTATCCCTAGGGATCAAATGTTGATGAGGTTTGTCCATTGGGTTATCATACTTCGTTttggcttcttcttttttttttggctcaaCTCTCCTTAAAACTTGGCATTGTTAACTTTGCTTTCTAGGCTTTCACAAGTTACAAGGGAGGGGAAATATGTTCACTCAGGTGTTCCAAAGCAGCTGCTTTATGGAACAATGGTTTTTGTTCGTCAATCAATTGTCGCGGATGCTTCTAAGGCTTTGTCCCGTGCTGTTTGCATTGCTGTACGATACAGCGCAATCCGAAAGCAGTTTGGCTCTAAAGATGGTGGCCCTGAGACTCAGGTATTTTCCCTGTTAATATCTGAAGAAATTTTGTTTCATGATTTATTCATTTTCTCTGTTAATCTCTGAAgaacttttctctctctctaaaatACTATGTTCTCAACTAGAAATTAAACTCACATTATAGAAATAATTAATAAATGAGATCCATCCACTAGGCGGGCATCAAAGCCAATTGAACCCCAAAATCTTGTTTCCCAGACTGTTGACACCATGTGATTTTAGTTCTGCTCATATGGATCTCAAAGACCACTTACAATGTTGTAAGAATAAGCAGCTCAGTTGATGCTAATTGTTCTTCACTTTATTACTTAACTGCGTGGATAACTATCCATAGGCCTCTAACGTTTCCAAAGTTATTTCGACTCTGTAGCTGTGTCAGCATATGCTGCTGATTCTTCATGAAGTAACCTGTCTGTTAAGCATGCATGATACATGTATTGCCATTTTCATATTTGTGAATGGCTATACGACCAACTTTTGTAAATGAACTGCCAAGTGTTACACTGTTACTGCCTATGCTAATACATGGTTGTTTCTGCAACTTTGGGCTACGAACGACAGGTGACTAATGATAGCATTagtcatgtgtgtgttgggtgtaGTTGGTGGTGCATGTGCACCTTATCTATCTATGTAGTAGCTACTTATTCCTAAATTACCCCTGCTACCTACCCCTGCCTTATCTCTATATGTACCCCCCAAACTGCTATCTATGTGTGGTTAATGAGAAAGAGATCATTTGGGCCAACAACTAATGTGTTCAAATTGGTTACAGGTCCTTAATTACAAGACTCAACAAAGCAGACTCTTTCCATTGCTGGCTTCAGCTTATGCATTTAGATTCGTGGGTGATTGGCTCAGCTGGCTATACATGGATGTCACTCAGAAACTGGAAGCTAAGGACTTCTCAACACTGCAAGAATCTCATGCATGTACTGCGGGTTTGAAGGCTGTGACAACATCTGCAACAGCTGTATGCATAACTAAGTTTCAATTCAGTAATGCTTTTAGCTATTCTACATGTAAATGGTTTACTGGTTATACTTCATGGGGTATATTCATTGAGTTAATATTGAGTACTCCCAAGTAGTATAAAAGTGGTTTGTAGAAGTGGCTTCCGAAATGGGCAAATGTTGCCTTTATCACTTCATTTTTCTTAGGTATTTGTAGTTCATAAGTTGGAACCGTGTTTCCCAGACTGTCATTCGATATGCTTTTACCATCTATTGTATTCCTGATGCTCCACTCCATTCCTCAAGAGAGTAGATTCTGGTTTGATAGTCGAGCACTCGAGCTTATGCTTGTTCTGATGGTCTAGTCAGTATATATAACAAAGGACTTTGACAATTCATTCTTGTAATGGGGATACCTCTCTGTTATGATGCAGGATGCAATTGAAGAATGCCGAAAGCTCTGTGGTGGGCATGGTTACTTGAACAGCAGTGGGCTTCCTGAATTATTTGCCGTTTATGTTCCTGCTTGCACCTATGAAGGAGACAATGTTGTTTTGCTTTTGCAGGTTTGTGTGGTATTCCTTGGCTGTTATGATACTAATCAATAATCATGCTTTTAGCTGCTGTTGTTATGTTTGAGTATGTGTGATGGCGTAATTTATTTTCCCCGTTTTAAATCTGCTTTTCTTTATTCTAACCCTTTGGTGGTGCCTGTAGGTTGCACGGATTCTAATGAAGACTGTTTCTCAATTGGCTTCTGGGAAGCAACCTGTTGGTACAATGGCTTACATGGGCAAAGTACAATATTTGATGCAATGCAAATGTGCTGTCAATACAGGTTGGCTCATCATATCATGCCATTGTCAAGTATATTTGATATTTGTTTCAGGCCTCTTGAGGAGGCTATGAGCCTGTATTTATGATGGTAATAACCCATGTTTGATGACTCTCAACAGCCGAAGATTGGCTTAACCCTGTTGCCATACAAGAGGCATTTGAAGCCAGGGCTCTCAGGATGGCGGTAAACTGCGCCCAGAATATAAGCCAAGCATCAAGCCAAGAGGAAGGTTAGTATTTATAGCTAGCCAATGTAGCacattatttcttttttctttttaccaaaTTGCAGTCGCTAAAGTCTCTTTGGAAATCAAGTGTATTCACGATGATCTTATGGCTTGCAGGTTTCTATGAGAGGTCCCCAGATTTGCTTGAGGCTGCAGTAGCTCACATCCAGTTGATTATTGTAACCAAGTGAGTATTAATTGTCCaaccttcttgatgatgaagggtgtgatcttttttttgttttttttaaaaaatagttaaggaaagaagaagaattagAAACATTGATTCATTGTTACTGTGTGTGGTGTTAGGTTCATGGAGAAGGTGCAGCAAGACATCCCTGGACATGGAGTGAAGGAACAGCTGGAGAACCTTTGCAATGTTTACGCGCTGTACATTCTCCACAAGCACCTGGGCGACTTCCTGGCGACTGGGTGCATCACGCCAAAGCAGGGAGCGCTGGCAAACGAGCAGCTGGGGAAGCTGTACGCGCAGGTAGGCAGCTGGTACTGAATCTGAGTCGTAGAGtagtatgatgatgatgaactgaAGTGAATCTGAACGAAACTACAGGTGCGGCCGAATGCTGTTGCGCTGGTGGATGCGTTCAACTACACGGATCACTACCTGGGGTCTGTGCTGGGGCGGTACGACGGGAACGTGTACCCGGCCCTGTACGAGGAGGCGTGGAAGGACCCTCTGAACGAGACGGTGGTGCCGGAGGGGTACCACGAGTACCTCCGCCCATTGCTCAAGCAGCAGCTCAACCTCTCCTCCAGGCTCTGATGAATGAATCGAGTGAGAAATATAAGCTGGTAGCGATTCTTGTAAGTGTTTAGACACGCAAGTCAAGTGGTATAATATAATACGTTCATCAATTAATAAAGAGCGATCAAGTGCCTTGAATTG
It includes:
- the LOC101761473 gene encoding peroxisomal acyl-coenzyme A oxidase 1 — protein: MAMDAVDHLAAERAAARFDVEEMKVAWAGSRHAVDVEDRMARLVASDPVFRKDNRTMLSRKDLFKDTLRKAAHAWKRIVELRLTEEEANLLRLYVDQPGYVDLHWGMFVPAIQGQGTEEQQQKWLPLAYKFQIIGCYAQTELGHGSNVQGLETTATFDPNTDEFVIHSPTLTSSKWWPGGLGKASTHAVVYARLITEGKDYGIHGFIVQLRSLEDHSPLPGVTLGDIGGKFGSGAYNSMDNGVLRFDHVRIPRDQMLMRLSQVTREGKYVHSGVPKQLLYGTMVFVRQSIVADASKALSRAVCIAVRYSAIRKQFGSKDGGPETQVLNYKTQQSRLFPLLASAYAFRFVGDWLSWLYMDVTQKLEAKDFSTLQESHACTAGLKAVTTSATADAIEECRKLCGGHGYLNSSGLPELFAVYVPACTYEGDNVVLLLQVARILMKTVSQLASGKQPVGTMAYMGKVQYLMQCKCAVNTAEDWLNPVAIQEAFEARALRMAVNCAQNISQASSQEEGFYERSPDLLEAAVAHIQLIIVTKFMEKVQQDIPGHGVKEQLENLCNVYALYILHKHLGDFLATGCITPKQGALANEQLGKLYAQVRPNAVALVDAFNYTDHYLGSVLGRYDGNVYPALYEEAWKDPLNETVVPEGYHEYLRPLLKQQLNLSSRL